A segment of the Arachis hypogaea cultivar Tifrunner chromosome 5, arahy.Tifrunner.gnm2.J5K5, whole genome shotgun sequence genome:
ATGTTCGAAGCTTCAATGACATGATAAAATTTAGCATGACCttattaaataaaattgagaacTAATAAAATGTTTCCTTAAGGATTAAGAGTCCAGGCATTTATTAGAATAGAAAAGACAAAGCCTCAAGTCTCGAGAGtcatttaactaattaaaatgtTCATTATTTGAAGTAACTAGTATAACGCATTGCATACGTAAGTTGTGGATTGacattttcataaataaaattaagaGTAGAGTAATAAACAAGtttttgaaatatatattttttggatatattaatttataaaaaaatacaaataaatttttttacaatcgcatacataaaaatattacctTTAAGTTAGTTATTATGatcagaataaaaaattttaatttaaacgtAATTTATTCAGATTTATTATCACGAAAATTACACTAAAATCTTTagagatttatatattattttacttaCAAATTAGTTATTCTGTGAATTTGTCCCACCAATAATCAAATTGAAGCATGAATTCTACTTTATTGGGGGAAGGTAGCTAAATGATATATTCTAATGGATGAATGTGAAAATGTTGAATATGATGACCTCAAATGTTAAAAGAGTTggagttagagagagagagaggggtgcGTGTTTGAGTTTACAAAGAATatgaaagggaaagggaagaaagtggtggtggtggATGGAGGTGTTTGAAAGCGAAAGATTTTGACTAGTTATAACAAATGacaaacaataacaataataattgtaGACACGGAACTGCccttttatcattttattatttcaattcaATATTCATATATGCATGTCACTTTCACCAACTTGTGCTTTCGTTTTTAGGGGATGTTCCTAAAGTCGGTTCCTTccatgttattttgtgttttgtatatatgtcacaaaatataaaaacaataaaaattaggcataaaataaaaaaaatattactttttttttaaaaaaaatgtatccCGGAAGTTACACTATAGTataaggggataaaattaaaAGGCTTGTTGACATAAAACAATAATAGTTAAGGCATGTTTTTTTATACTTGCCTGATATCCAAAACTTTTTTCCAACTAATAAGTAGTTTTTGGTGAGAGATTGAAATTTAGATTAGTGGTAAGAAATTtgaactaaaattttagtctcaaattataaaattttagtttttttagtatTTCTAGAAAGTAAATATAGAAAGGATTAAAATTTCTAAGAttgaaaactgaaattttaatattatttttaaaaaaatactttcgtttaattttataaaatctaaatttattttttaatttttatatttatcttaaactaaatataatatttaaacataattcagtctaatatattttatattaaatacaatataaagaCAGAATTAAATCTTTGTCTTTTAATTTCTGTCATAGTTGTATATACTaagtcttaatttttttttatagtatcTCATAACTCGACAgattaaagactaatttatttacgaatttaaattttatttaaaaatttattactaaCTAATGAATTACCATATGCACGACTCAATATTTAGTTAAACATACTAGTAAACTAACGACGAgactaattcaaattaattcaCCAGACCTTAAATTTAAGACCTGCTTAAGCGAATTTAAGGCAGGACAAAGCCTGGTTGGTCAAGAGTTAAAGTGTCTAAAACTTAATTTTCCGAAATATGGGTTTGGACCTCATTGGTTGGCCAGCAGAAAGAGTTCCACTTGCCAACTGTCTGTCTTTAGTAAGCCCATTGGGCCCAGAATGTATTATTTGTTTATCTTCTATCAaccttttttaaacttttttgagTTATCTGGAGAGTTGAGACTTTCAATGCATATTGGTAAGATACTGCACAATCATGACAAATATGGTGGCTCTGTGACATAATAATGTTGTGTGTGTCCCCCATACCTTAATGGTGTTTTTAATGTCACAACTTCAACATTGGATGCTGATTGGTGggacccaaaaataaaaggagttAAAGCTTAAACACAATAATGCCCACTTTGCTAGGGAACTTGATAATAATGCTGATGAATGATGATAGGATAAGATACACGCATGTCAGAGATATAGATCTGCCACTAATATATGACTCtaccttttttaatttttttttaattttttatctataagGACATAAAAATCAGTGAGAAACTTTGCCTTTTGGTGAAGCAACTTTCAAAAGGGTGCTTATACATTTTGAAGGTCAGTGTCATAGTTTGGttcatatttttctttgtttggtaGACTTAGTTTCTCACTTGAATAAGAGGGTCTAAAATTACAGATTGTGAAGGAAACATGGCATGGAGTTTCGTTTAGCAGGTTTGAATATTTTGTTCATTGGCTGTTTTTTTATTAGTACAAAGCTTTGAGatatatatgaatcaaattcattgaaaatttttatttttttctgaacAAATAAGATGAGGGGTTTGTTAATGTTTCAATTCTTCATGGCTGTGTTGCCCCTCTTCATATTGCTGTTGAGGTTAGGTttgttctaaaaattttagtttatcaAAGTTTAAATCATTTTCTAAAACTTATGCTCAAATTCAAGAAAGTTTTATTCTATACACATTAATTTCACAAAATTCTCAACATATAAACTAGTTTCTTTTTCACATCTTAGTTTCTTGTGCAGCCCTTTTGCTTGGATATGTTGACTTTTCTTGGCCTGTTCGTGAACCAATCTTCTCTGTTTTCATTCCATATTTCAGCACAATCTTTAGGGTTATTGACCATAGCAATGGAAATAATGGCATATACACTCTTCTATTATTGCTTAGTAGATTTGTTTTAACCACACATACTTTCTTAAATCATTGATTCATCCCTTCACAATTTAAATTTGCATGTGAGTGTTACTGTTCTCTGTTTATACACTGCAGTTTAGTACTCTTTCTCTGTTTCATAGAGTAACACCTTAAGTAGTTCcaatttcaaaaataagaaaaaactacATATCTCTTTTCTTACAATGAtagttcacaaaaaaaaaaaaaatcaaaactcccTTGAAGAGTAATTGAATATACTTTTTGCTCTATgaaccaaaattttgaaaacaactCTTTAATGATTGTTATTTATGAAAACAAATACTTGATTTTATACACGTATATATGTTTACAATATATAATGAAATAGAAGAGAAGTGGAGAAGATGATGCTTTTGGTTTTAAGAAGCGAGTTCAAAAATTATATTCTAGTAGTGTCCATAAAAATTGCTATATATTAACATTGTAACAGTTAATCAGTTATTATCTTTAtccagtaaaataataaaatagaaaagcagCTTAAAGATACATGAAAATGTAGCACAAATTGTGGTCATTTGAAGTATTATGGAAAAAAGCTTGTTCAACAGCGAATAATGCAAGTGCCATTGAACTATATTCTCAGTATTCGCTGTGCACGTCCCATGCCAATAGTGGAAGAGTAATACTACCACATGGATGCACACGTTTCAAGTGACATTGATATATGAAAGTCAATGATATTGTTCAatatatggcttcctcaatgTTTTTCATTTTTCTGAACCTTTTTGTAAAGAGAAATAGAGAATAGATGCTCTATAGAATAACACTAGAATTCTtggaaattcaaaattaaatccCTCTATAATTAGTTCTTTTTTGAAGTGATAGATGAAAAAGTTGTATTTCTTTGCATTTTCTAGCTCGGCAAACATTCGAAACTTGAGTGGACAGTTAAAGTAATTATTCGCCTAATCCAAATTGATTAAAATATAGTtgtatttctttcattttataatagttacaaaaattttgatatacaaatattttatattatgtaaaatttatagaAGGACTACATTCAAAAAGTATAATAGTTATTTTCATAGTAGTAATCCGGCTATTTCATAATAGTTGGATTTCTCTAAATTTTGCATTGAAATTCTAAAGTGATAATCAAATGAGATTTGCTATTTCTAAAAGAATGCCAACAGCCCAACACAGTAAAAGAATAGGATATATTCTTTCAATTATGATATATTTGTCTAAACACAAAagaactatttatttctaatatcaaaacaaaaattaattattattttcttcaATCACACCCTTAATTAGTTATGAATTAAGAATTTAAgattcattaattatttatttttatttattgataattTGTCCACTATTCATATTATCTtgataacttttttatttgatgtgggactaactaaATAATTACACAGCTGATCTCTGTGAATAAATTACATCTTCAAATTGGTATTGACAATTTGACATTCTTTTGCTATAAAATTTGGTAGAAAAAAATGTCTATAAACTCAACAATCCAGTGCAATTTTTTAAgagatttttcattctcttcgataataaaaaaaaacttattttctcTGAAAAAACATGGTCgtccttttatttttaaattttcaaattttagaaaaCATGTTTACTTTGATAattgttttttcaaaaaaataaaaacactgaAAACATGATACTTCTGTTCAAATCattatttgaaattagaaaagcatGTTTAATGTAACCAAATGGGATATTACTTAGCAAGTTGAAACATGATGTTAAGTTTGTCCAATACAGCTACAAGTTTAAGTATGGGGTAGCAAATCTAGCAGTGTTCTATTTGTTTAGTTTCTTGCTTATAAAACATATGGGtatagtttaataaaaaaaataatctcatGGACAACTCCATATTTATGAAAAGAAATATTATGCAACCACATTATTTACAAATTGATTTGATGTGCTCAATATTTAACGTAAACTTTTTACAAATTGATCTTATATATAATTATCATAACTAATGATCACTGTTATCTACAAAAAATTGTGCTTTTTTTAGATAACAGTGGAAACCTTCATGTTTATACTGAGTATAATCATGGCACTTGATTGGTTGCTCATACGATTAAAGTACACACAACTATAAttgaaatattaaataatttagaaCCATATTTGATCATATCTTacaatgttttgaatttgatgaagtaaaattttgctaaaaaaaaaaaaaaatctctttgcTTATAAGAATTAGATTAATCTATTTGTTTTGAGATTTTTGTCACGACGGAAAAGTTCTATATCTAGCATGtattttgtgcattagaatttATAAAAGATCAATTTCTTTGACCAAACTAAATATATGAATCTTTAAATGATTCAAAACTTAACATGGTGTTaacttatataaatttttaaaatcattcttcattaCTCGTTTAATACGAATCAAACCTTAGTCAATCTCAATGATAAAATAAATGCGAAATATTCCAAACTATAATTCATATCTTTCAATATCATTTATGAAGAACAAAATAACATAATACTCCttgtttattcttttttcttaataaaattctttttgcttgcttaaaaatttacatataattttttaaattataacggTGCTCTTTTATTTTCTACACCAACAATATCCCAGATACGCTTTGCTATAATCTTCATTTGTTTACATTCATGTTATTATAGTCTTCATTTGTTTTGTCCGTACATCATGTAGGTATGTTGCTAGTGCACAATAAAAAGAAATATCCGGCTGAGAACAAAGAAACATctataaaacaaatataaaaaggaaaagtctAAGGGTCaacagttttattaaattttggccaaCATATAACCAATAGAGAAAAGTGAGTTATTGGATGAAATcccacaccaatctcacaccatcaaatcatcattgatggctagttgatgactaacaatcacaaaaattgctggcccctagtATTGCTCATATATAAATGttgtatttttttcataaaacaattttgtatatttttttgggTTTGGAAGCGGGCTGGGTGGGTTTGAGGTGCAAGCATAAACACGTTTGTTATATCTTATATGGGATTggaattctctaaattttaaatttcactttagagggtaaagtgtgatttttcaccatttatttcataaatGAGaccaagaaaaaaatataaaagagaaatcaTTCAAAggtgaaagatcacactttaccctctaaagtaaaaattcaaaatttagaagattcaAATTTGGTTATATGATATGGAATGTGGATGGGTTTTGTGGTTTTTGGACATGTAAGTTAGATCTTTCTTTTGTGCTTTATATGTTGTTTCTTTTAGTGTGAGGGTGGAAAGTTGAAATTAAAATGCTCTCTTTACATTGCATATAAGATTTGTTCACACCAGCTAATGTCTGATGGTGTACATGTTTGGTGCCTGTGCATGTATGCAAACATTACAAATCATGTAACAAACAATGAAAATACTATTTACCCTCGTTAAAAAGATAAAATCTCATTCAGCATCCAAAGATAATCATGAAGAACAATCAAGAGGAGGGTCGAAAGACTGAATGAGAGGATTTTGAAGCTTAATTAGGTTCTCAGAAATTTAAATAcatcatttatatatatacaaactgTACATATCATTGAGATAAATCAAGGTTCCTCATATGAGAACTGTAACGATTCATCATACAAATCATTAATCATAGTCATAGATATAAGGAAATGGCTAATGAATGTGGGAAGTGAGATCCCCAAAGGTGTTCTTGCCACTGTATGTTACATAAAGAAAGCCATCTTCATCCTTCTCCATATATGGCAGACATAATTGCCTTAAATGAAGATGGCCTTTTCAGCACTTAACTATTGATATTATTATCAAAAGAGTATAACTACTACTCCGCCTTAAATTTGTCATATTATCAGCTAAATAAAGCAAATCAATGACCATGATCACTGGCTAAGAACTAAGATGTAAATACACAATTCAAATGCAGTTCAACAAGAATTAATTCAGGTCCTATCACAATATAAAGAAGCATATTTGCAATATAAGCATTAATTATAGTTTTAATTCCCACCAGATTATGAATGAGTCTTTAAGATAACTCAAAAATTACTTACCGATAGCAATTATCTTAACTAGAGTTAATAGTCTATCACGCCAAATCAGTACGTTATTTTGATCAGTTTGGTGCATAACATAACAGAACACTACAACATGGTTTTGATCAAttcaagccattgagcaacaAGTATAGAATAAATTTGAAATTACATACCCAATTTAGAATAGTTGAACAAGACAAAGAATATACCCAAATCcttatattatcttttattttaaaagcATATCGGACATTATTCTAACACGGCCAAACAGAGAATTGACTGATATAAACttcattcaaaattttatatGGAGGGAATACAGGATACAAACAATCAAGTCAACAGCAATAAACATTTATTAATGGTATAAGCTTTCCTTTGAATTTCATACAACTGAAACAGAAATTATTTATCTGATGATTCCAACTAGAAGGAAAACTATAAACAACATCTTACTTCTTCTTGTCAATACTTGGGATGTCACTTATTTCCGCCTTTTCAACAATCACCTTCAGACACATCCAGATATAATTAGCACAAAGGATGTATTCAGTTACATACATGTAAATGCAGGAGCCAAAACGTTGCACACTTGACAGATATAGTATCAATGGGGGTATCTACATTAATTGTTAAAATCAACCTATATCTAACATCTACACACATCagagtaaaataaaatatgaaaatgcagaaagaaaataaaataagaagattaTGCTTTGGAACTTTACAATTCAAAGCCAAATTACTTTTCAATTCACCTTTTTCATTTGACTAGTGGTCACCAATTGTAGGTTCTGTTTTTGAAATATCAAAACCTTTTATGCTACCAAGTACAAAGAGAAACAGAACAACAGGACATGAACAACGAATCATACAGAGTGACTTATTCCACACACAGACCTGAAAGTTTAGGAAGCAAGATACATGGATATTGAAGAATTCAAGGCACAATCTTGAAAGCTCTGGTCTTATCAATCCAGCTAATGAAGGAATTCTTGGAGTTCCTGAAACCGAAGAAGCCATGCTCTTTGGACTTGTTCATGCTATCCAAAAGGCCAGCGCCACCGAACATCGCATCCACAAACCACCAATCAGCAACCTCTTCAAGTTTGGTGGGAAGAAGCTGATTCTCTTTAACAATCTCATCCCACACAGGGCCCTTATCCCTCATCATCTCCGACAACTTGAGTCTCTCGGAACCCTCATCGAAGCCATACTCGGTGATCCCGTACTGCTCCGCCAGCACCTTCCACAGATGCTTCCACTTGAACACATCCCCGTTGCTGCAATTGAACGCCTCGTTCCTCGCGTACGCGTCCACCGCCGCCCATATATGCTGCTCCGCGATCAAATCAGCATCCGACGCCGTCGTGTAATCCTCCCACGCCGATTTGGTTCCAGGGAATCTCAACGGAACCCTCTCGTGCTTGCAAATCGCCGCGTACACGCACAGGGTTCCCACCATGTTCATCAAGCTGTAAGGTGAGAATCCGAAGATCACTTGCGGCCGGTGAACCGACCAAGAAACACCGTCCTTCGTCTGCGTCTCTTCGTACAAGATGTCTTCCTGAGTGTAATAGAAATTGGGGGCCTTGAGTCGCGGCAGATCCTCCGTGAAGGGCGGCTCGTGGGGTGGGATCTTGCCGAAGAGCTCGAAGGGACCTAGGTAGTGCTTGCCACCAGTCTGGAGGGACACGTGGCGGAGATTGGGGGCGTTGGGGATAACGGCTTGGAGGACATTCCTGAGCATGGCGCCGTTAACCTCGCAATTCTCGGCTTCGGTGGGGCGTCTAGTCCATGAGACGTAGAAGATGTGTGTGACGTCTGTTAGGGCGGAGAGCTTCGATTGGGTGTCGTTGGGATCGGAGATGTCGCACTGGATGTATTCGATTGGGTGATCGGCGTTCCAGGATGGACGGGGCCGCCGGGCAACGCCGTAGACCTTCCATGGACCGCCGGGGGTATCGGCGAGAGGGAGAATCTCGGCGAGGCTGTTGCCGACTATGCCGGTGACGCCGATGACCAGACCCACGCTCTGGAAGCTTCGCGGAGGTTCGTCGTCTTCGAATTTTTTCTGCACCACGataatacaaatacaaatacaaaaaatattaataatgataattaataaataagtaaaaagaaaaggaaaatatggAGTGTTTGTTGTTGCCTTGGCAGCACCGATAGCTCCAGCCCACCACCAACTCATGGTGTTATGCGAAAGTGAATGAGGGAGGGAAGAGGGAAACAGATATAAGGAGCGTTTGATTTATGATCTCCGTTTGTGTTTCAGATTCAAATAGAAAGTAGAAACCTCATCATTTACAAACCCCATCGTCATCCCCATCATTATTCATTTTTGTTATTACCGCTACTCTGTCTTGTTGTGTAAACTTATGTACACCCCTTTTTTTTActgttagttttttgtttttttcgatttttgtttttattacagATCCTACTTCTCACTATTTATGGACTCTCAGTCTCACACTTTTACTTTGGCACTCCTTGTCTAAATTAGACATCAATTTAATTTGGTAAATAAAATAACGATATCTTTTATATCATTAAGCCGCACCCGTCAACGTTGCAGGTCCATACATTCTGGCATGCTTATCAAAAACATCTAAATGTTATTAAAATATTTGGTAGGGTTTGAAcacaaaagagaaattttttcaCATACAAGCGTTTTTTTTATATAAGTCTTTATaagtatattttctttttttttttgtacacattcttctttctctttctctttttcttcctaactcttcctcttcttcttcttctttttttttcgtttcttgctttttctttctccttcttcaaccatTATTATATGTTTTTACTGCACCTTTtgtcttcttcttgctgcacgttcttcttctcctcctccttcttcttcttcttttctttcgtttcttgccttctctttctttttcttcatttacgtacttttctctctgttttctttctttgttattctcgatttccattgttttttgacatcaacctctgaaatcgtttttgaagaagaagaagaagcagaagatgaggaggataaaaagaaagagttctgaattatgcataaggtgtaattcaacgaattttgggtgtatttcttaaattctttgggtgtatttctataatcgtttgggtgaatttctgtaaccgtttgggtgtatttctgtaatcgtttgagtatatttctataatcgtttgggtgtatttctgaagtttcatTATCTTTAAATTTGGtaagaaactcgttttcatggaggaagaagaagagtcgtttataatacatggtgagtagcgcgctttgaAAACAGGAAGTAATTGAATAACGTGCATTTATTTACTCTTAAATATGGGAATGTAATGAGTGTTTTTTGTTGGACTTGTACCAACTTATAAGACTTATAAGCCAAAAAGACTTATATGTGTAGCAGACCTCAACCCAAATCTCATTATCATTGATTTAGTTTCTTAAATGTTCGGgatgaatatttttattaatacaattaatatttttaattaatatcttatttttatattattaaaatttaaaatttaataatattcttttaatataatatataaaaatatttttgttaattaaataataataaaaaataataaattttactagttatataatataaaaataacgtattaaattattaataaatattataagatttttattttaataaatatatgaaaaatacATGAAAACTTACAgacaatttattatattatatcaaTTGGCACTCCAAATTACGCAATTGCAACAATTTAGTTTTTCTTATATGCAAGTGCATTTTGTATATTATGTAAACTGTTATCAGTTGTAGCAGTTTCAAAAAACAAACGTAATCTATTTTAACACATCGCGGATTACGCATAAGTTGTAATAGAGCATAAATAACTTTTGTCACCGCCAGTTCTTGCAACCaagcctttttttttatttctttttgaagGGCTTGCGGTC
Coding sequences within it:
- the LOC112802512 gene encoding 3-oxo-Delta(4,5)-steroid 5-beta-reductase, coding for MSWWWAGAIGAAKKKFEDDEPPRSFQSVGLVIGVTGIVGNSLAEILPLADTPGGPWKVYGVARRPRPSWNADHPIEYIQCDISDPNDTQSKLSALTDVTHIFYVSWTRRPTEAENCEVNGAMLRNVLQAVIPNAPNLRHVSLQTGGKHYLGPFELFGKIPPHEPPFTEDLPRLKAPNFYYTQEDILYEETQTKDGVSWSVHRPQVIFGFSPYSLMNMVGTLCVYAAICKHERVPLRFPGTKSAWEDYTTASDADLIAEQHIWAAVDAYARNEAFNCSNGDVFKWKHLWKVLAEQYGITEYGFDEGSERLKLSEMMRDKGPVWDEIVKENQLLPTKLEEVADWWFVDAMFGGAGLLDSMNKSKEHGFFGFRNSKNSFISWIDKTRAFKIVP